One Bacteroidales bacterium DNA segment encodes these proteins:
- a CDS encoding GHMP kinase translates to MPEFYSRGKFLITGEYLVMKGVPALAVPLRKGQKLTVSPATVKNSLLWESFFNGKLHFTCRLEMNPLRIVETSDQEVAERLLKILYLARQMNPEFLTQETSFHAVSEADFEPDWGLGSSSTLISNIAFWAGVDPFRLNAPVFNGSGYDIFCSRASGPIVYRLSGNKPLARLVSFRPSFAEQIFFVYTGSKANTRSSLQMHLESVLSAPQTVLDQIAGLADRFVSAQDLNEFEECMLVHEQLIGKILGKTPVKEERFPDFDGQIKSLGAWGGDFVMVTWKEDFFSLHSYMRKKNAGPVFPFNELVLNDE, encoded by the coding sequence ATGCCAGAATTTTACTCCCGCGGAAAATTTCTTATTACCGGCGAATATCTGGTGATGAAAGGTGTCCCGGCACTGGCTGTCCCTCTGAGAAAAGGACAAAAACTGACTGTTAGTCCGGCAACAGTGAAAAATTCTCTTTTGTGGGAGTCTTTTTTTAACGGAAAATTACACTTTACCTGCAGGTTGGAAATGAATCCGCTGCGAATTGTCGAAACCTCTGACCAGGAAGTTGCTGAAAGGCTTCTGAAGATATTATATCTGGCCCGCCAGATGAATCCTGAATTTCTTACCCAGGAAACTTCTTTTCATGCCGTTTCAGAGGCCGATTTTGAACCTGATTGGGGGCTGGGTAGCAGTTCGACCCTCATTTCCAACATTGCCTTCTGGGCCGGTGTGGATCCCTTCCGGCTGAATGCACCTGTTTTTAATGGTTCAGGTTATGATATCTTTTGTTCCAGAGCCTCCGGGCCGATTGTATACAGGCTCAGTGGCAATAAACCCCTCGCACGGCTGGTTTCGTTCAGGCCATCTTTTGCAGAACAGATTTTTTTTGTTTATACCGGTTCCAAAGCTAATACACGGAGCAGTCTGCAGATGCACCTGGAATCTGTTTTGTCCGCTCCGCAGACAGTACTGGATCAGATTGCCGGCCTTGCAGATCGCTTTGTTTCAGCCCAGGATCTCAACGAATTTGAAGAATGCATGCTCGTTCATGAACAGCTTATCGGAAAGATTCTGGGAAAGACTCCGGTTAAGGAGGAAAGGTTCCCTGATTTTGACGGACAGATTAAATCGCTCGGAGCATGGGGGGGCGATTTTGTAATGGTAACCTGGAAAGAGGACTTTTTTTCCCTCCACTCCTATATGCGAAAGAAGAATGCCGGACCTGTCTTTCCGTTTAATGAACTGGTACTCAATGACGAATAA